The Patescibacteria group bacterium genome segment ATCATGTGGGCAGGCATTTCCATAGCGGCATTTTTAGGATTGAGTTTCATGGATTTCCGTTTCCTGAAGCGAACCGACGTGCTCATGACGCTTTTCCTCTTTGCGATGGCCGTGCTTGTGTTTATGCTCGTGTTTGTGAGTTCAATTAAGGGCGCGCAAAGCTGGCTGTCTATTGGCGGTTTTACACTCCAGCCATCCGACCCCATCAAGCTTATCGTTATTTTGATCCTTGCGAAATATTTTTCACGGCGACATGTTGAGATTGCCAATGTGCGCCATATCCTTGTCTCCGGTTTTTATGCGTTTGTGCCGTTTGTGCTGGTGTTCTTACAGCCTGATTTCGGTTCGGCGATCATTATTGCTTCCATATGGCTTGGTATGATCATGGCATCCGGCATCTCTAAAAAACACTTGCTTACCGTTTTGCTCTCGAGTATGGTTGTTTTCTCTCTCCTCTGGTCGTATGGGTTTGAGCCCCACCAGAAACAAAGAATCATTACTTTCTTAAACCCCCTCACTGATATCCAAGGGGCGGGTTATAACGCCTATCAGTCAACCATTGCCGTTGGTTCCGGCGAGCTTCTGGGAAAAGGAATCGGATATGGCACCCAATCACGTCTTGAATTCTTACCCGAATATCAGACGGACTTTATCTTTGCGGCGTTTGCGGAAGAGTGGGGATTTATCGGAGTGCTTATTGTTTTTATTCTTTTTGGCATCATGCTCTGGCGCATCCTCGCGAACGCTTTGCGCGGCGCAACAAATTTTGAGATGCTCTATGGTATCGGACTCGCCACATTTTTTATGAGCCAGGGCGCGATACATATAGGCATGAATATCGGTTTATTGCCGGTCACCGGTCTTCCGATACCGTTTATGAGTTATGGCGGTTCGCATCTCCTTACCGAATTCGTGGGGCTAGGTATTTTAATGGGCATGCGTTCCTATTCGCGCGCTACCCACCGAGATAATATGGGGAAGGAATTTCTGGGTATCTAGAACCCATTCCTCTGGGAGAACCACTCTTATATTTTCTGCGAATATATTTTCAAGGTGTTCGTCAGCATGGATTGGAGTGAGAATTTTGCGTGTACACGTTGATGGAGGTGCATGCCTAATTCCTCCGCCTTTTCTTTATGAGCCATCATGTACTCAATAGCTTGTGCAATACGTTGATGATCTTTTGGGGGAACGAGGATCCCGCTCTTGCCGTCGCTTATGATCTCGGGAATGCCGCCAACAGCACTTGCGATGGTAGGTATACCCGCAAAACCGGCTTCAAGCACCACATACGGAAGACCCTCCTTAACGGATGGCAACAAAAATATATCAAATGCGCGAAGAAGGGAAGAAGCGTCTTTTTTAAATCCGACCAAGGAAACCTCATGGCTCAGGTTGTGTTTCCTTATTGCGTTAGCAAGTTTGTATTTGTCTTCTCCGTCACCGATGATGACATACACAAAGGGAGAGGAGAGCTTTTTCTTGAGCGTGTCACAGGCTTCTATCGCATACGAGAGCCCTTTATTTCGCGTAAGTTCTCCAATGGTTCCTATCCACACAGCTTCTTTTGACGGCATGAGCGAGGGGTGTCCCTTAAAGAGCGCCGCGCGCGCCTCTTTTTTAGATACCAGTTCTTTCTCTTGTATGCCGTTATGTATGCAAGAAACTTTACCGGAAATAGCCGGCATGTTGTGGACGCACAATTTATCTTGTTCTGATACGGTGATCGTGTGATGGGACAAGAAAATGGTGACCCACGATAAAAAAGTAATGAGTTTTTTTGAAAGGTAATTGCGCGGCTCGTTGAAGGCCCATCCATGCGCGGTAAAAATAATCTTTTTTACTTGTGTGATGCGCGCCGCAAGCGCGCCAAGACCTCCTATTTTGGAACTATTGAGATGCACGATGTCGGGCTTCTCTTTCAGAAACAGTCGTATAAGACTTACAAAAACGGCCAGGTCATAAAAAATGTTAACGTCCCGCTCAAGGTACGGAATGGATAGCACGCGAACACGACGCTCTTCCAGTTTTGTTTTGAGTATGCCGCTACCACCTGTCACGACAATCGGCTCATAGTGGTCTTTGGATAGATTGGTGGCCAGGTCATACACATAGNNNNNNNNNNNNNNNNNNNNNNNNNNNNNNNNNNNNNNNNNNNNNNNNNNNNNNNNNNNNNNNNNNNNNNNNNNNNNNNNNNNNNNNNNNNNNNNNNNNNGCCCCAATTGCTTTTGGTGATGACATAAAGAATCTTCTTCTTTTGCTTGTGCGTTTGTTTCATGTTCTCTATTGAAAATATTGGGGTACGATGGAAGAAAGGGAGTCTTTATGTAACTATAACAAGGTTGAAATATCGGGGCGATATTGACAAACATGAACTACAGTATGGTAATGCGATAGAGCCAAAGGGTACGACAGAGGTATTTCCCGAAGACATGCTTCCTGCCGTTTTCGCCTTGTCTTTGTGAAGCGCCCTCTATACAATACAAGCAATACAATGAACATATTAAGTCTCAACAAGAAGGAGTCTTTCATACTCTTTGCGGGCGACGTAATCCTTCTGTACTTAGCCTTGTGGCTTACATTAGCGATCCGCTACGGCGCATTGCCGACCAAGGAACTCTTAGAGAACCACCTGACGCCTTTTTCTCTCTTGTTTCTCGTTTGGGTGCTCATTTTTTTTATTGCCGGCCTCTACGAAAAACACACGCTCATTTTAAAGAGCCGCTTGCCCGCGATCATACTCAATACCCAGATCATCAACAGCGTTATCGCCGTGCTATTCTTTTATTTCATTCCTTACTTCGGTATTACGCCGAAAACAAATTTATTTCTCTACCTCCTTATCTCATTCGCGTTTATTCTCGGATGGAGGATCCTTGGCGTGCCTGTTTTGGGATTCCGGAAGAGGCAGAAGGCGATACTTATCGGCAGCGGGGAAGAGATGAGGGAACTGCGTGATGAAGTAAATAACAATCCCCGGTATAACCTCACGTTTGTTTCTTCCATTGACCTCAACCAACTTGAGGGTGTTGATTTTGAAGATGAGATTCTCAACACTATTTACAGTGAGAATATATCCACGATAGTGATTGACCTCAAGAACGAAAAGGTGGAACCTATCTTGCCGCGCCTGTAT includes the following:
- the rodA gene encoding rod shape-determining protein RodA, whose translation is MVSFIKKINIDWILFFSVLPLVGVGLVTMNSFVGENYFFSKQIMWAGISIAAFLGLSFMDFRFLKRTDVLMTLFLFAMAVLVFMLVFVSSIKGAQSWLSIGGFTLQPSDPIKLIVILILAKYFSRRHVEIANVRHILVSGFYAFVPFVLVFLQPDFGSAIIIASIWLGMIMASGISKKHLLTVLLSSMVVFSLLWSYGFEPHQKQRIITFLNPLTDIQGAGYNAYQSTIAVGSGELLGKGIGYGTQSRLEFLPEYQTDFIFAAFAEEWGFIGVLIVFILFGIMLWRILANALRGATNFEMLYGIGLATFFMSQGAIHIGMNIGLLPVTGLPIPFMSYGGSHLLTEFVGLGILMGMRSYSRATHRDNMGKEFLGI
- a CDS encoding glycosyltransferase family 4 protein, translated to YVYDLATNLSKDHYEPIVVTGGSGILKTKLEERRVRVLSIPYLERDVNIFYDLAVFVSLIRLFLKEKPDIVHLNSSKIGGLGALAARITQVKKIIFTAHGWAFNEPRNYLSKKLITFLSWVTIFLSHHTITVSEQDKLCVHNMPAISGKVSCIHNGIQEKELVSKKEARAALFKGHPSLMPSKEAVWIGTIGELTRNKGLSYAIEACDTLKKKLSSPFVYVIIGDGEDKYKLANAIRKHNLSHEVSLVGFKKDASSLLRAFDIFLLPSVKEGLPYVVLEAGFAGIPTIASAVGGIPEIISDGKSGILVPPKDHQRIAQAIEYMMAHKEKAEELGMHLHQRVHAKFSLQSMLTNTLKIYSQKI